In Edaphobacter paludis, a single window of DNA contains:
- a CDS encoding cytochrome c oxidase assembly protein, which translates to MAADIQSTFDSWEPSYWLSTMVVVTAIVYFRGWLAIRKTRPTQFPPWRLGIFLSSLAVLWLAIGSPMDEFADAMLSAHMIEHLLLMSVVPPLALLGNPTVPLLRGLPRWVLKYLIGPLLRIRSLRKFTHWLTRLRVAWLIMNVIFLAWHVPAAYDFALEHEGWHIVEHMCFLSASLIFWWPIIRPWPTGRRVYTWGLILYLLSADVVNTGLSAFLAFCTRPMYPYYLAEPNPFHMSPLADQVLGAVIMWVMGSLFFLVPAMYITLKLIKPERARTRYSEYGI; encoded by the coding sequence ATGGCCGCTGATATCCAGTCCACCTTCGATTCCTGGGAGCCGTCCTACTGGCTTTCGACAATGGTAGTGGTTACTGCCATTGTGTACTTTCGGGGATGGCTGGCGATCCGCAAGACGAGGCCAACGCAATTTCCTCCGTGGAGGCTCGGCATATTTCTGTCGTCCTTGGCAGTTTTATGGCTGGCCATTGGGTCGCCCATGGACGAATTTGCCGATGCGATGCTCAGTGCGCACATGATCGAGCATCTGCTGCTGATGTCGGTCGTGCCGCCGCTTGCGTTGCTGGGTAATCCGACGGTGCCACTGCTGCGCGGGCTGCCGCGCTGGGTGCTCAAGTATTTGATCGGCCCGCTGCTACGTATTCGGAGTCTACGGAAGTTTACCCACTGGCTAACCCGGCTGCGAGTGGCATGGCTCATTATGAACGTCATCTTTCTGGCGTGGCATGTGCCAGCCGCTTACGACTTTGCCCTTGAGCATGAAGGCTGGCACATCGTCGAGCACATGTGTTTTCTCTCTGCATCCCTCATCTTCTGGTGGCCGATTATCCGGCCATGGCCTACAGGCAGACGCGTCTACACCTGGGGACTGATTCTCTACCTCTTGTCAGCAGACGTAGTTAACACCGGGCTGTCTGCCTTCCTCGCCTTCTGCACCCGTCCCATGTATCCGTATTACCTGGCGGAGCCAAACCCGTTTCACATGAGCCCGCTTGCAGACCAAGTACTCGGAGCCGTCATCATGTGGGTCATGGGCTCTCTCTTCTTTCTTGTTCCCGCCATGTACATCACGCTTAAGCTCATCAAGCCGGAGCGCGCTCGTACGCGCTACAGCGAATACGGGATATAG
- a CDS encoding cytochrome b N-terminal domain-containing protein has protein sequence MAELKKNGLQKTGIEVYEWFEHRLGLAKPALEAAAHPIPASSASWWYVFGSAATVLFVLQIMTGILLALVYTPSANHAWSSLQFLNNNVELGWFLRALHGWGSDFMIAIVLIHMVQVFMFGAYKFPRELTWIIGVFLLLLTLGMAFTGQVLRFDQDAYWGLGIGASIMSRVPIIGAPLVHFMLGGPIIGSATLSRFFTLHVFVIPGLLLAGVALHLLMVLRLGINEWPMPGRIVRKATYEAEYHKLTEKDGIPFVPDGAWKDAIFAAAIILAVMACAFFFGPFGPTGQPDPTIIQTTPKPDAPFLWLFAILSLLPPSMETPVILIAPVLIIGAMLLLPLVAGEGEKHWSRRPVAVLMVSVIAVSLGIFTRLGTTTPWSPVMNAWSSDAVPTKYLHERTPLERQGALVFQDKQCRNCHEVGGEGGRRGPELDSVATRLTEDQLVRQVLQGGGNMPAYGNALSPAETTALVAFLKTLNGNDLRPAQDASRVLTGENPPNATVPGEKRPSGQSHLSKEVPAQGKP, from the coding sequence ATGGCAGAGCTAAAGAAGAACGGGCTCCAGAAGACCGGTATTGAAGTATACGAATGGTTTGAGCATCGTCTCGGCCTCGCCAAGCCAGCTTTAGAAGCTGCGGCGCATCCGATTCCGGCGAGCAGTGCAAGCTGGTGGTATGTCTTCGGAAGTGCGGCAACTGTGCTGTTTGTGTTGCAGATCATGACCGGCATCCTGCTGGCGCTGGTCTACACGCCGTCGGCAAACCATGCGTGGAGCAGCCTGCAGTTCCTCAACAACAATGTCGAGCTGGGCTGGTTCCTGCGCGCGTTGCATGGGTGGGGATCGGACTTCATGATCGCCATTGTGCTCATCCACATGGTGCAGGTTTTCATGTTCGGGGCGTACAAGTTTCCCCGCGAGCTTACATGGATCATTGGAGTGTTTCTTCTGCTCCTGACCCTTGGCATGGCCTTCACGGGACAGGTCCTGCGCTTCGATCAGGATGCCTATTGGGGTCTCGGCATCGGCGCTTCCATCATGAGCCGTGTGCCGATTATCGGCGCTCCTCTTGTGCACTTCATGCTGGGCGGTCCCATCATTGGCAGCGCGACGCTCTCGCGCTTCTTTACGCTGCATGTCTTCGTCATTCCGGGTCTCTTGCTGGCTGGCGTCGCGCTCCATCTTCTGATGGTGCTGCGGCTCGGAATCAACGAGTGGCCGATGCCCGGCCGAATCGTTCGCAAGGCCACGTATGAGGCGGAATACCATAAGCTCACCGAGAAAGATGGAATCCCCTTTGTACCGGATGGGGCATGGAAAGACGCCATCTTTGCCGCAGCCATTATCCTGGCGGTTATGGCTTGTGCCTTCTTCTTCGGCCCCTTCGGCCCAACCGGCCAGCCTGACCCCACCATCATCCAGACGACACCGAAGCCGGATGCTCCGTTCCTTTGGCTCTTTGCCATTCTCTCCCTTCTGCCGCCGAGCATGGAGACGCCGGTTATCCTGATTGCGCCAGTGCTGATCATCGGAGCCATGCTTCTGCTTCCACTGGTAGCAGGCGAAGGCGAAAAACACTGGAGCCGCCGCCCGGTCGCCGTGCTGATGGTCTCAGTCATCGCGGTCTCGCTAGGTATCTTCACCCGTCTTGGCACCACGACTCCATGGAGCCCGGTGATGAATGCGTGGAGCAGCGATGCGGTCCCTACGAAGTATCTCCATGAGCGGACACCGCTGGAGCGGCAGGGTGCTCTCGTCTTTCAGGACAAGCAGTGCCGCAATTGCCACGAGGTTGGTGGTGAGGGTGGAAGGAGAGGCCCCGAACTCGATTCCGTTGCAACCCGTTTGACGGAAGACCAGTTGGTGCGTCAGGTACTGCAGGGAGGCGGCAACATGCCTGCTTACGGCAATGCTCTCAGTCCTGCGGAGACCACGGCGCTCGTCGCCTTCCTGAAGACCTTGAACGGCAACGACCTCAGGCCTGCGCAGGATGCCTCGCGCGTTCTGACTGGTGAGAACCCTCCGAATGCGACCGTTCCCGGTGAGAAGAGACCATCGGGTCAATCACACCTGTCGAAGGAAGTTCCCGCGCAGGGGAAACCGTAG